A stretch of bacterium DNA encodes these proteins:
- a CDS encoding type II secretion system F family protein, which produces MARFSYTAEKAGGEVYKGVASARDRFELYEIVRREGGRIISVAEDNSQSYFSLQYWNSKISTVPEYEKILFARNLGAMLGAGLSLARALAVIERQTKNARLVSVVSELSSAVRRGETLHSALAKFPHVFPKLFVAMTRAGEEGGQLSSALGVVSDQMERMYVLKKKIRGALLYPAIIVIAIIGIGVFMMINVVPTLAQTFEEMDAELPASTQAIIAVSNFLVKYTIVAGSLVVILFGGLYGFLRTELGSRIKDFVFLHIPLIGPIVKEVNAARTSRTLASLLSAGVDVITALDIVADVVQNSYFKQVIVQAKENVGKGEPLSAAFVRAEHLYPAFVGEMMSVGEETGALTEMMKKLAIFYEDEVDRKTKDMSTIIEPFLMVAIGGAVGFFAVAMISPIYQLSENI; this is translated from the coding sequence ATGGCTCGTTTTTCGTACACCGCCGAGAAGGCGGGCGGGGAAGTGTACAAAGGTGTCGCAAGTGCGCGCGACCGTTTCGAGTTGTATGAGATAGTCCGTCGCGAAGGCGGACGCATCATCTCCGTCGCCGAGGATAACAGCCAAAGCTACTTCAGTCTGCAGTACTGGAACTCGAAGATCTCCACGGTTCCTGAATACGAGAAGATCCTCTTCGCGCGCAACTTGGGAGCGATGCTCGGTGCAGGGCTTTCTCTGGCACGTGCACTTGCGGTCATCGAACGCCAGACCAAGAACGCTCGATTGGTGAGCGTAGTATCCGAGCTTTCGAGCGCGGTGCGCCGCGGTGAGACGCTCCACAGTGCGCTCGCGAAATTCCCGCACGTCTTCCCCAAGCTTTTCGTCGCGATGACGCGTGCGGGCGAAGAGGGTGGTCAGCTTTCGTCCGCTCTCGGCGTCGTCTCGGATCAGATGGAGCGCATGTACGTTTTGAAGAAGAAGATCCGCGGCGCACTTTTGTATCCGGCCATCATCGTTATTGCGATCATCGGCATCGGCGTATTCATGATGATCAACGTCGTGCCGACACTGGCGCAGACGTTCGAAGAAATGGATGCAGAATTGCCCGCATCAACGCAGGCGATCATCGCGGTCTCGAACTTCTTGGTGAAGTACACCATCGTTGCGGGCTCGCTCGTCGTCATCCTCTTCGGTGGCCTCTATGGATTCCTGCGCACCGAGCTCGGTTCGCGTATCAAGGATTTCGTCTTCCTCCACATCCCGCTCATCGGTCCTATCGTCAAAGAAGTGAATGCGGCACGCACGTCGCGCACGCTCGCATCGCTTCTTTCGGCGGGTGTTGATGTGATAACCGCGCTTGATATCGTCGCGGACGTCGTGCAGAACTCGTACTTCAAGCAGGTGATCGTGCAGGCGAAGGAGAATGTGGGAAAGGGTGAACCGCTCTCCGCTGCGTTCGTGCGTGCGGAGCATCTGTATCCAGCATTCGTCGGCGAGATGATGTCAGTCGGTGAAGAGACCGGCGCATTGACCGAAATGATGAAGAAGCTCGCGATTTTTTACGAAGACGAAGTCGATCGAAAGACGAAAGACATGTCGACCATCATCGAACCGTTCCTCATGGTCGCGATCGGCGGTGCCGTCGGTTTCTTTGCGGTGGCAATGATCTCACCGATCTACCAGCTTTCGGAGAACATCTAG
- a CDS encoding type II/IV secretion system protein, translated as MYISDTQLKTFLSDANLISQKDFDAADSEAKQRNQPIGDILIARSLIGEDELRRTYAYILGIPFVSLVGTTIPFETLSLIPEPVARRNNIVAYNHKGDDLEVAMLDTDDLAAIDFIKKKTRLKVLPRLTDGPSIKAALKQYQRGLKDNLGDVIKRETDALAASGSSEGDERKIAEGVPAVRIVDTLLRHANAQGASDIHIEPLEEALLIRYRIDGMLHDAMELPKHAAAAITARVKVLANMRLDEKRLPQDGRFGVEAGGEKISFRVSILPTYYGEKIVMRLLRDNISGFSLEALGFHGVALERMHNAMKKTTGLILTTGPTGAGKSTTLYTLLDIVNTPDVNISTVEDPIEYQMKRVNQTQVRPEIGFTFANGLRSLVRQDPDIIMVGEIRDKETASLAINAALTGHLVLSTLHTNSAAGAIPRLLDMGVEPFLLVSTLKVIIGQRLVRKLTNAKDKYELNRDEQAQLEHVVDAGVVLKALKDEKIVAPEATWKNVPFWRPKEGEGGFSGRMGIYEVLDVAPTIKDLVMKGATADDIHIQARKEGMLTMSEDGIFKASQGVTTIEEVLRAITE; from the coding sequence ATGTACATCTCCGACACGCAATTGAAAACCTTCCTCTCGGATGCGAATCTCATTTCGCAGAAGGATTTCGACGCCGCTGATAGTGAGGCGAAACAGCGCAATCAGCCGATCGGCGATATCCTGATCGCGCGCTCGCTTATCGGCGAGGACGAGTTGCGTCGCACGTACGCCTACATTCTCGGCATTCCATTCGTTTCGCTGGTCGGTACCACGATTCCATTTGAGACCCTCTCCCTCATCCCGGAGCCGGTCGCACGACGCAACAACATCGTCGCCTACAACCATAAGGGCGACGATCTCGAAGTGGCAATGTTGGACACCGACGATCTCGCGGCGATCGATTTCATCAAGAAGAAGACGCGGCTTAAGGTTTTGCCGCGCCTTACCGACGGACCGTCCATCAAAGCGGCGCTCAAGCAATACCAGCGTGGATTGAAGGATAATCTCGGCGATGTCATCAAGCGCGAGACTGATGCGCTTGCGGCAAGCGGAAGCTCAGAAGGGGATGAGCGCAAGATAGCCGAGGGTGTGCCGGCAGTGCGCATCGTCGATACGCTCTTGCGTCACGCGAATGCGCAGGGTGCGTCCGACATCCATATCGAGCCTTTAGAGGAAGCGCTCCTCATCCGCTACCGCATCGACGGCATGTTGCATGACGCGATGGAGTTACCGAAGCATGCAGCTGCGGCAATTACCGCGCGCGTGAAGGTCTTGGCGAATATGCGCCTCGATGAGAAGCGTCTTCCGCAAGACGGCCGCTTCGGAGTTGAAGCGGGCGGTGAGAAGATCTCATTCCGTGTTTCCATTCTCCCCACGTACTACGGCGAGAAGATCGTCATGCGTCTTCTGCGCGACAATATTTCAGGCTTCTCACTTGAAGCACTCGGCTTCCACGGCGTCGCGCTCGAGCGGATGCATAACGCGATGAAGAAAACGACGGGCCTCATCCTCACGACCGGTCCGACCGGTGCCGGTAAATCGACCACGCTCTACACGCTCTTGGATATCGTGAATACGCCGGATGTGAACATCTCGACCGTCGAGGATCCGATCGAGTATCAGATGAAGCGGGTGAATCAGACGCAGGTCCGACCGGAGATCGGATTCACGTTCGCCAATGGTCTTCGCTCGCTCGTTCGTCAGGATCCGGACATCATCATGGTAGGCGAGATCCGCGATAAGGAAACTGCTTCGCTCGCGATCAATGCCGCACTCACCGGTCACCTCGTGCTCTCGACACTGCACACCAATTCCGCAGCGGGAGCCATACCGCGTCTTCTGGATATGGGGGTGGAACCGTTCTTGCTGGTCTCCACCTTGAAGGTGATCATCGGCCAACGCCTGGTGCGAAAGCTTACCAATGCGAAGGATAAATACGAACTCAATCGCGATGAGCAGGCGCAGCTCGAGCATGTCGTCGATGCGGGTGTCGTCTTGAAAGCGCTGAAGGATGAAAAGATCGTAGCTCCCGAAGCGACTTGGAAGAATGTGCCGTTCTGGCGGCCGAAGGAGGGCGAGGGAGGATTCTCGGGACGTATGGGTATCTACGAAGTCTTGGACGTCGCGCCGACGATCAAGGATCTGGTCATGAAAGGCGCGACGGCGGACGACATTCATATCCAAGCACGCAAAGAGGGGATGCTCACCATGAGCGAAGACGGTATCTTTAAAGCTTCACAAGGCGTGACGACGATAGAAGAGGTGCTGCGCGCGATCACGGAATAA